From Excalfactoria chinensis isolate bCotChi1 unplaced genomic scaffold, bCotChi1.hap2 Scaffold_377, whole genome shotgun sequence, a single genomic window includes:
- the LOC140264987 gene encoding arf-GAP with Rho-GAP domain, ANK repeat and PH domain-containing protein 1-like, translated as MAVTTSDVAETQSLVFCGAEVSCPTGDPECPTPLMLAQRSGQSLQVQFLQLNLSSVPPGPELCVPMADPYSVLLPHVTHSGFLYKTPSMGRPHSDRRGLEDFSRRWCRLQDGVLSYYESQRHTAPCGDIRMEHVVCLVSNRPHCHGLPFTFELYTDSERLYLFGLDDADGANQWLRSIAKSMVPPCADWLLELPFDRLGRLLYKGGLKLQRPLLGWMALVGSRLHLCPTDGSTRMDVQLRKLQELTVQGDNEVLVLVEKR; from the exons ATGGCCGTGACCACCAGTGACGTGGCCGAGACTCAGTCCCTGGTGTTTTGTGGGGCCGAGGTGTCGTGTCCTACAGGGGATCCCGAATGTCCCACCCCATTAATGCTGGCACAGAGGAGCGGCCAGAGCCTGCAGGTCCAGTTCCTACAGCTCAACCTCAGCTCCG TGCCCCCCGGCCCCGAGCTGTGTGTCCCTATGGCTGATCCCTACTCGGTGCTGCTGCCCCACGTCACCCACAGCGGGTTCCTCTATAAGACCCCATCGATGGGGAGACCCCACAGCGACAGGAGGGGGCTGGAAG ATTTCAGCCGCCGCTGGTGCAGGCTGCAGGACGGGGTGCTGAGCTACTACGAGAGTCAGCGACACACGGCGCCATGTGGGGACATCAGGATGGAGCACGTCGTGTGTCTGGTCAGCAACCGGCCACACTGCCACGG GCTGCCGTTCACCTTTGAGCTCTACACCGACTCGGAGCGGCTCTACCTCTTCGGATTGGACGACGCCGACGGCGCCAACCAATGGCTGCGCTCCATTGCTAAG TCCATGGTCCCCCCGTGCGCTGATTGGCTGCTGGAGCTTCCCTTTGATCGGCTGGGCCGGCTGCTTTATAAGGGCGGGCTGAAGCTGCAGCGCCCCCTGTTGGGCTGGATGGCCTTGGTGGGCTCCAGGCTGCACCTCTGCCCCACGGATGGCAGCACCCGGATGGACGTGCAGCTCAGGAAGCTGCAGGAGCTCa